The Porites lutea chromosome 7, jaPorLute2.1, whole genome shotgun sequence genome includes the window atataattgcgcgacgttgcgccatgcgatttcccgccaaaaaatctctactttcccctacctcaagagtccatgcggactactttccactacgcggaaagtccgtacggacggacgtacgctgacgtcataaccaaaatttcgcggatggatagtttaccaatttatcttagttatggtgttccgctcgcgcgcgcttcgcgcgcgcaaggagctccgctatgagTCCTTCGAAGAAAAGGGAAGGCGCATCCAGATCATTATGATGTCCTTTGGCACTGAAAAGTTAGTACTTTAGCATCGATGTAAGTGCTATGAAGGTTTATACTACCTGCTTGTAGCCTTCCTTCTTGTTCCCTGTTTGTAGCCCTAGTTCATACCTGAGCTTTTACCTCCCTCTTCCACTGCTAAATAATACCCGGGCACAacccatttttgtttttgtctttgttttttgttttttgtttttgtaacaaATTATCTGACCCAATCAGACAAACGCTTTCGCCTTTTTCTGATggcttcttttatttttctattataTAAAGTATTCTGTGGGTCTCGACCAAGCGCTAGTAGTCAAATTGTTGGTGGTTCAGTTGCAAGAGTGAATAGCTGGCCGTGGCAGGTGATGTTGATCAGAACTTCTGGAAGTCAGTTTTGCGGTGGATCGTTAGTAGACCATTACTGGGTGGTGACCGCTGCACATTGTGTCAGAGGGAAATCGCCGTCTTCCATCAAAGTAAAGTAAGTTACGCTTTAACTTTTTCAAAACCAGAAGAAATTCCTCACTTAGGAAACTCTAGGGAGAAGCTTTGGGCGCAATGATTGCCTGAAATTTATCGAGCTCTCTTTGTATTGTCTTAAGTTATAAGTGATTTCAATCGCGACGGCATGCAGCAGTATGCTACATTTTGAAGTATGAGTTGTGCTTCTGTACGTTGTTGAattgaggcctcaaatgtaataaatgaccctaaatgtaataaaggttcTAAGTGTAATAAAGTAGTAAGAGTAGAATAACTATTGGCCGTAACCTTGATAGAGTCGCATTGacttaaagggactgtgtcacgatAGTGCGCATGTGTGAGCTGTGACATTTTATATATCGATTTTatatatccccataattcatatTGATTCTCTGGTATTCCTCAGATAAATGTTGCAGctgataagaataagattaacaaccctgtcctgctttgaaacaaacatttacctacgtgtatttttacgtacCCACGCTAGAAAACCAGTCTCCGATctgcaattaaaaataatttgaaaacaaacctttctGATCCCTCTGTATACCCTATATAAACTTAGAAATACCTGCAAATAGCTCCTGACCGGTGATCAAAACACACAGTATAGGACGAGgcaaacgttttgcttaaaatgctAGCTAAATGCGCGCTATAATAAGAAATAAGCCATGCCATGCGGTCGGCTAGCGCGATGAACACTCTGGTATCAATCGACTGAGCTACAGTGTTCATGCAGCTGAAAATCGTAGCAGTGTTTGAAAGCAATTCTTAGCGCTTCATCATAAAACGCTTTCATTGCAATAGTAGCCACAtaacgtatgagtataaagatcATTCTAAAAGAACAACGCAAAAAAAGGcataaacaggagcccatcactatgGCATAGGTTTCCATTTGCTTACCAGCAAATGAAAAAATTCCTTTCGAGTCGTTGCGTCgggtgttccgcaaaacaaactttatcgatttaacacataaagaaactagatgTTAAGCAGAACATTCaggcaacaatttatttttaaaagatcaattCATAAACATCTACGCTCATACagaaaagatacaaggaacattcccAGTGAACTACATCAGtaaagatcgcgcggcctgttgtcaGTGCTTTCTGCTACACAACTACGGATCGGAGTCATAAATCGAATGCCTGTTAAAACGTTTCATGTTCGATGGATTGTTGCCTCAAACCTCACACGAATTCctctacaacaaaagattgcTGGGTTTTCTCCTTCTGATTCCAGGCAGTCGATAAATTAAATTGTTGCAGACAATCGGAAGTCATGTCGCAGATCAGCTTCACTCGCCGCTGCGTCCCATTAGCAGTCCACGGCTGTATCGAGGAAACCCTTTTTAACTATCTTTACATATTTATCGTTTAAAAAATATTCGCAAAGGTAGATCGTTGACTGGATAACATTAATAGACAGAAAACAAAGCCAGATGACCACATTAAAGGCCCAATTTGATCCGTTTGTAGgaacactgacaacaacgaACATGGCTTCGTACGGTTCTCCTCAATGACCTCGAATTTTCTGGACAATACTtgcacaaaaatacaaatatgGCGTTTAAAACTTCCCAAATGGACCAAATAGCTCTTGAATACTGATATTATGGCTTTCTCGGGCGCCTCAGGGTCGATGGAAGAGGATTTCTTCACCAAAACGCCaatcttgaaaaactgttcgCCAGAACAGAAAACAAGTTGCCGCACATGCGCAGAAGCGTGTCACAGTCCCTTTAAATGTCATAGCCAGGCGATTTACTTTCTACGCCATATTGAAGTCCAGGGAGGgctggcagcgaggtctggaaccgaatttacatgatcgccccagttaagaaatttgaCCGAGTGAGACTGAGCACCAATTTCCCTAAagaaacaaatatggcggagaaTGCAGACATGGAAGGACGATGACTTTTTCCTCGGTTTTAAGTTTTCCAGCGTCCAAATatcaagaaaaggttttcatgaattttttttaatggaatttTTGGACAGTCATGGGTTACTTCACTCTTCATGATTCGGCATCTcggcaagttcagttatttaTAAGCTCCGTGAATTCTACGAGTGACCAGCCTGCCCCATCTCTTATATTTTTCCACTTGCAGCGGCATTAGGACTCTCTTCCTTATCCTAAACATATGCTATGAGCACACTACATCAGTATGAGCCTTGCAACATTCAGTATTTAATTGTCCTTTAAACCAATTTTCTACTTCGCTGCTCGTAATTTTGTTTGTACATTGGGAGCCTGAACAAATATTTATGGGcttaaatacagaatacagggccagTTGACTTAAAGCCAGGGTAAATTTTCCCGTCACTTTGATTCACATATACTGGGTCTGTcagtataagctatttttaatatcagaagGCTGGGAGGGGTTTACTTAATCCTCAAAACCTTCACTGGAACATCATTGGACtgataatcaataaatattTCCAACAGCAATACCGTATTTAGTAGTTAATATTAGATAGTGACTTCGGTTTCAAGTATTTCCTTTAAATTGTTGGTGCAAAAATTACCCTATCGTTCTGAATTATACTTGAAATGATTATAACGGTTTAGTGTGGGGACAAGAGTCGAGGCTAATCCAGTTGCTAATAAGAGTGAGTACTACATCAGAGAAGGGTATGCACTGAGAAAATCCCCCAAAGGACTAAAgtacaagaaagagaaaaaagaaaattgaatgttttgcaaagtttataaagagaatGAAAAGGATAAATGTCACCATTTTCCTGGTTTTATAAATTTCCtttgaagcatatttagccAGCTATGGTCCTTGTCGAAACATGCaaacttgaacatttattttctgaacttcgctaatttttttgtaaaaccaCATTCTTGTTCCAAGGGGTAGTGTAGTTTTTtgaaatttataattttaccctctTTGTTTGCAACAAAGCACACTAGAATGAGGACTCCAACTGAAGGCAGTGTAATAACTGCTGTCAcgaaaagagaattccaaacacacacaaaaaattacCCTTTCATTTGCCTAAGCTTCGTTTGTTGGAAACTACagtaaagtttaaattaaaccaCAGGCATATCCACATGtgcaaaatcaagagagaatgatctcttggcaaaatttttttagcttCATTTGTCTTTGAAGTGTTTAATGTAAAAATAGCAAAGTAATTGCGGCTGAgttaaaagtgaaatagaaaatgGACCCTCTCTTGTACTGCAAAGTTACCAAGGTTCTGAATTTAAAGGAGCTCTGAAAGGACGTTTTCGTAAATTGCGAGTGAAATTGGTATACAGCCGCCCATACCATCCCCAGTATCAAGGGAAATAGAAGTCATTGCGCCCTATGTTCTTGCTCTATGTTCCAAGATGGAGTATGATTCTTTAAAACTGGTCGGAAGAAAAGTCTTTATTAGGAGAAAGCACTGGCTGAAAACCAGAGGATTTTTAGACGAGGAACCAAGAAGAAGTACTAAAGTACAACTCTCCATTTGAAGTGTATTTTGCACACACAAGTCTAGtttccatactaattaagtttTTTATACGTTTGGGACCTTTAGTTAATTTAGGTCCAAAATTTCTTACATCTAgtacctttattacatttagggtcaaaagttattacacttaaaacctttattacatttgaggtcTCAACAGCGTGCATCATTTAGTAACTCTGGCTACTTAACGTCTCCTTTAAATTCACAACTACGATCACATTGGTCCTGGAAAGGATAATCATTAAGTTTGTTCATAATTGCCTTGTTGTTGTTaatatcatcgtcatcattatcacatCATCGTCATAATCTGAGTAATTTTAGACcatatacttttttttaaacaatatttttatacaacctcgttcccagcgTCCCCTCTTCCTCGTCCCCTGGAGCAGGATAGAGAGGACCGGGGgagcctgggaacgaggttgcattGCTTGCACTTCTGACTTCTGTCTtattaattaatcaatcaatcaatcgattaattatttaattaatttagaccatatacttttttttcacaatatttttatacaacctcgttcccagcgTCCCCCTCTTCCTCGTCCCTTGGAGCAGGATAGAGAGGACCGGGGgagcctgggaacgaggttgtattGCTTGCACTTCTGTCTTCTGTCGTATTAAttaatcaaccaatcaatcaaacaattaattatttatttacttaatatttattttttgtttaggtTGGGAGCCCACTATAGAACAACTGGCAGTGTTGGGACAGAACAGGAAATCCGTGTCGCACAGATCATCAGGCATGAAAACTACAATAACCCGTTGAACTACAGCAATGACATCGCCCTGATTAAACTCTTAAATCCTGCAAATCTTGGGGTGGGCATCGGCCTTGTTTGCCTTCCTGATATGCAACACGCTCTTCCTTTTgacaatttaaacaaaaagtGCTGGATTACTGGCTGGAGTACACTGTCTTCAGGGGGGTCCCAGCCAAATACCCTTATGGAAGCTCAGATTCCATTGGTCTCCAAGGGGCGTTGTCTGAATTTCTACCCTGGAAAGATTGATAATTCGATGCTCTGTGCTGGCCTGGATACAGGAGGAGTTGACACTTGTCAAGGCGATAGTGGTGGTCCATTGGTGTGTGAGTTTAACGGTACATGGTTTCTTGAAGGCGTAACTAGTTGGGGTTACAGATGTGCGTATGCTTCTAAGTATGGAGTAAATGTTAACGTTAGAGATCTGAAAGCATGGTTAACAAACCATATTTATCAAGTAATACCGCCTACTGTTTTACCACAAAATCAATCGGTGTCCGCGTTAGGTAAGTACACTAAACAGCTTTTATGATTGTTTTACAAACCCCTGTCTAGATCTTACAAGCTGAGAAAAAGGTTCCCTTGCTCTCACCACCTAGCCAACGTTTATTTACTAGTTTTAGGTCACTGACTATGTAATCGACGCATTGTCGGTGCTACTGCATTTATTTTGTACTGCCTCTGTTCCAATACCGTTCGTCTTTATGGGACAGTTGTGGAAATGGGAGCAAATTTTATTTAGATAAGCTAAACAGACGTGCCGCCTGTATTATTGAGGGTCCATCTATCAGGGCTGTGTGCGTCTTGGTCTTTAAATGTCTTCATGGAATGACGTCATTGCACTTACATTTGGAGGTAAGGTACACGCACCAAGTTCATGGCTACGACAGCAGCAGCCATGATTTGCTGGGTTCTCCTGGCGAAAACTGCTACGTTCCATAGCGACGCTCAGTGAATTTAAGATTAAGCTTGAACTAGGCGAAGTAATGTctaaaaatcatatcaaaaacagcaagaagacaactcggagggcgacatctgctatttggagaatatttgcggagctggacaaacctaaacgtacactatcggagatgaacttaacatcgatggatcgatggaggtaagcatattttagctatgtttttatagtaggaattattttgaatgaataataaaacaattattgaattcggctttcgtatcatatgaagaattatggagaatTATTCTTCATAAGATATTCAGCCTCATTGatttcattaattgttaagttTTGGTTGTGTCAGGGCTTCATTTAAAGGAGCTCTGCTAAATTagatgcccctggataaatattcaTTTGAAtagatgaaaaataaatttgttaattAGTCTTAACCAGGAAGTTGATGTTTggaggaaaaatgaaaatgtttgtttgtttatcattAATTTAACGTGTTTAGTATGGTGCTCATTCGACGATGGATTATGCTCCGGGTGGAACCAATCTTCTTCAGATGATTTTGATTGGACACTTTCGTCTGGTTCAACACCATCCGCATCTACTGGCCCGTCTTCTGGTCAAGGGGGATCAGGTCAGGTTTAGTTATCATGTTTTATTTCAGTCCCCATTTCCTCCTCACTGCAGAAGAAATACTACTTAAATTAACTATGAGTTCCCGTAGTTATTTCAATGAAGTAAAATTTAATGTAACTATGTTGCACGTATGCAGTTAAAGTATCTACTTATTTGTAACTAAATTTAATTAAGTGCCCGTAGCCATTCTAGTGAAGTGTATTTTAATCTGTGTTATACATACATATAATGATTAAACCTCATTAGTTATGAagtattttatgttttatgtGGATTTTTATTATACGTTTTTTAGTCAAAGCTGGGCCTTAAAGAAAAGAACCGAAGACAACTTTTTTGTTGACTTTTCTGTTAAAAGATGCGACAACCACATGTAAACAATCAAAAGCATAAACAGCAAAACCACAACAAATCACTCACTTGAGGTTCATAGCACAAGACAAggcaaaaactttatttttacaccacacacagaaaacaaaaacaaaacaaaaaaaaataaacacgaCGTTACTACTGAGTATGTAAGGTACTTAAGGTATAACCTAGAAACAAATAGCTATAAAGCTAATCTAGGTAGGAGTCATTATAcactttaaaaacaataaaagaggTTATTACATGGATGCACATCCAGCCGTCCAGTCGTCCTTTATTTATAGTTTGAGTAATATTTCCCTTCTCCTCTTTTCTTAAAGGAAAATATATGTACATTGAAGCGTCTTCCCCAAGAAGACCCGGCGACAAAGCCAAGCTTATTCTTACTGTTCCAAACAACGGAGAAATGTCGTGCCTTTCATTTTACTATCATATGTATGGCGCTACAGTTGGAACTCTCAACGTCTACAGCGGAAACAGCAAAGTCTTTAATATTTCAGGACATCAGAGTACTAACTGGATTATGGTGGAGAGAAACATAATTCTGAGTGGACTGGTGAGAGACAAAAAAATTCTCTAGCGTGTTCTTAGTTAAGTCGAATTAATCGTCTGAACTAACTATTCCTCACTTTTAGTTTGAAATCTTTTGACCCACCTTATACATGCATAACCTCCCTCCCCCCTCATGGTGAAAACATATAATAATagcgataataataatagcaataattatcatcatcatcaccatcaccatcaccatcatcatcatcatcatcatcatcatcatcatcatcatcatcatcatcatcatcatcgtcatcgtcatcgttatcatcatcatcatcatcattatcataaatAATCAATAGCAAACAAATTCTTCTTGACGATTGACCACCCGACTATAACGAAGCTTTGCCAAATACTTCGCACTTACTAACTGCCAACTAGCGAGGTAATCGTCGTGAGATGGTGGGAAGAAAAGGGAAGAGAAAGCTTAGTTTATTACCCCAATAAACAGATAGGAAGTGACAGGTATATTGCTTACTAAAATTAACTCTTTTCGCAGGTAATATTCGAGGGGATTGCAGGAAAGTCATTTACCGGCGATATCGCGATTGATAGTGTAGAAATAAACAGTGGAGGCTGTGAAGGTAAAAATAAATGAGATGTATATCTTTAGCTTGCGTGCGGGTTCATTTGTGCGAGTTTGTGGAAAACGACTTTTTCGCTGGTGTGTCACTCCGCCGCCAAAATGTTTTCCAGAACTCGCACAAGTAATCCTGCTTGTAGGGCTATAAATCTTTTAAAACATCAACAGCACCTTAACCTGAATATTCTCATTTTAACCACACACTCTTCCGCTCTTCTACTCAAACTTCGTGGCTTTGTTTACCATTGTGGTGTAAATCGTCTTGGCATTTGTACCATTCATCTGTATACAATGGAACGATCATTCAAGGAAAATGACACCTGCTTTATTTACCCGATTCTCCTTTAGTATCCTGTAACTTTGATAATGGATTGTGCTTCGGATGTAGCCAGTCGAGGGAGGATGTATTTGACTGGACGTTGTACTCTGGTTCCACACCTTCGTCCGGTACTGGGCCATTCTCGGATCATACAAGTGGATCAGGTTTGATGGCTTTTGAAATTTACCCCTTAACATTCTCTTAATGTATGTAAGTATATTCAGCAACCCCCTCTATTCACAGAGCGAATAAGGAGCgaaagcaacaacgacggtgACTTTTAcgaaaagtgaatttgcgctgcctcaaactttttTACGCTTCtcccatctcgtttaattcgtcaaacgTTGGCAATTTTTTGGATTTGATTCTTAAGGAATGTATCAAAGCCTTTGattcaggaaaataaaaagaaagatgttgtcttgtgttcctaTTCTCAGTAAAACGTGAAGTTAGGCACTGTCACGTAGTCGTGCatcgacggcaaagaaatgtacaaaaagcatGATGTACGCGtaaagttcttgtttttctaaGCCCGTTGCTTTTCTACCGGACTCATTGTCGTCGTCACTGGTCATTACTTAA containing:
- the LOC140944398 gene encoding MAM and LDL-receptor class A domain-containing protein 2-like, translated to MASFIFLLYKVFCGSRPSASSQIVGGSVARVNSWPWQVMLIRTSGSQFCGGSLVDHYWVVTAAHCVRGKSPSSIKVKLGAHYRTTGSVGTEQEIRVAQIIRHENYNNPLNYSNDIALIKLLNPANLGVGIGLVCLPDMQHALPFDNLNKKCWITGWSTLSSGGSQPNTLMEAQIPLVSKGRCLNFYPGKIDNSMLCAGLDTGGVDTCQGDSGGPLVCEFNGTWFLEGVTSWGYRCAYASKYGVNVNVRDLKAWLTNHIYQVIPPTVLPQNQSVSALVWCSFDDGLCSGWNQSSSDDFDWTLSSGSTPSASTGPSSGQGGSGKYMYIEASSPRRPGDKAKLILTVPNNGEMSCLSFYYHMYGATVGTLNVYSGNSKVFNISGHQSTNWIMVERNIILSGLVIFEGIAGKSFTGDIAIDSVEINSGGCEVSCNFDNGLCFGCSQSREDVFDWTLYSGSTPSSGTGPFSDHTSGSGKYFYIEASNQATGDNAKLTFTVPRNESSCCLKFFYHMYGSTMGTLNVFSGNNKIFTKSGNQGNYWKRVMRTVYLSDMVNVYTDQVEN